The region ACTGCAAACAGTCTCTCACTTTTTTGCCCGTCTCGCAAGGACGTGATCCTCGCGACGTTCTTCACTCACGCACCTTGAGAGGATCGCGTTCTTACTTGATTGTCAAAGAGAACAACAAGGCTGATTGCATTCTCGTGACGCCATGACCTTCTTAAACGTCTTCTCCCTAACAACACATCTACGATATTCAAGAATTCGTTGTCACGCTTGTAGGAGAACTACAGTTATTTTTCTCCCCAAATATAATTCCTAGAAAAAACCGtttccccatccaaagcaaaacGAAAATGCAACTGGTAGAAAGAGCACCGAATGTAAAATTTTTCTGGCTGGGTGCACTTTAAGATGGCTCAAATCAGTTACAACAATTTTCATTAAGGGAAAGTCTTATTGGAAGGATTGGCCCTACAACACCGATTCACGTAAAGGAACTGTTATTGTATCACATGAAAAATCAATTGTAGCCAAAAAAGACGTTATAGATTACCATAGCAACCAACGAGCCATCCAAATACACTCTTCATTTTGACTTCAAACGCTTACATCGAAAACAAATTCAGTGACTCTGAAGTTTTGTTGCTAGGATTACCAGGTGACGTGACATCCTCTGAGAAGTTCATAAAAATTCTCTGCAGCAggtttagagccaccttaaaattttctaacaGTGAAGGTAGCGCTGAATTTGCTGCAgagaatttttaaactttgaacAGAGTTATATCTTAGCTTGGttatcactttccagcaataaaaattaagAGTCACCGAGTTTATTTTTGAGATCTAAGCGCTTACAGACAAGAAATAGGGAGTATTTAGATAGCTCTTTTgatgctatggtaacctattacgtcacgtTTCTAACgtatcttgttaagcaatagacctttttcgcttgtacattttgttttccaaagacagatcatgtgataatactcaggatttttgctcctttcttttgttcattaaaaggagtgtatgcaagcataaatatgtctgcatgcactctttttaatgaaaaaaacaaaggaccaaacctcctgagtattatcacatgatcacatgatctgtattgggaaaacaaaatgtacaagccaaaAATGTCTATTATTttcatcgtagtagcactttaactctacaacactgtttcacttaatggcaaCGTTATGGTACCTTATGAAACAATAACTGTTTAAgaagatgcacatattaatgcTACGTAATGAATTACCTTGGCAACagaagaaccatctaaaaacgccctatattttgtgtttaagcACTTATATCTCAgtaatgaactcggtgacccccattttttattgccgaaaagtgattagcaggctaagacgaaactctctgcaaagttaaaaaattctctggagtggattcagagccaccttaaccttttttaaattgtaaacgTGGCTATGAATCTGTTCCAGAAACTTTTTTTCAACTTCGCAGAAAGTTTTATCTTAGCGTGCTAGTCACTCTCCAGCaacaaaaaatgggggtcactgagttccTTTTTGAGATATATGGGTTGAAGAGAAAATGTAGGCTCTTTTTAGATGGTTTTTTTGTTGCCCTGGTAACCCATTACGCTACATttatgagtgcatcttgttaagcatctcctggtgtttcatatggtatcataacattacCATAACGTGAAAAATTTTGGTGGATTCAATTCTTctaaatagtacagtttgttgaaagtgttacaATGGTTTGAACCTCCTTTAAAGGTGGGTTTCCACGACAGAGCAAAAATGGGACAGAACAGATAAAAAGCGACGatgaattttgaaaagaaacagcTAAATTTCATGCGTTCCATGAATGAGTCGTCGATGCGTTACCGCGCAGACAGGAACTCACGAATCCATTCCATTCCGTTCTTGCTCCGTGATGTTAAGGCACTTTTATGGTCTCCTCAGTCCTCAAGAATAGTTGCAACTGCCATTTTACAGAACAAACCTATTTACCTGGCCAGTAATAAAGGTACGAGCATCCCAAAGAATCTGTTCTTCTGCTAAGAACATACTTAAATTGTTCAGAGGGCTCTCTCGATCCGAGTCGTTGAACTCGTACTGTATAAATGAACACGAAGGGAACAACAGATTAGTACCAGCATGACGATTGTTGAATGTTAATTGCAAAATTAATTATcattaatgatgataataataataatgataatgataaggATAAGGatgtcaacaacaacaataataataatagtaataacaacaATAGAAGTTCTCTCTTGTCATGTCCCTTTTTTATTTCTATTCGTGTCGCTGTTTGGGTAACCACTTTGCAATTGTGCCTTAATTGTCTTATAATCTTCCGTACTGAAAGAGGCAAGCATAACCCCTTCCCTGGCCCCATCAAGCACATTTTTGTTCAGAAACAAGCACAAATAACCCAGACGTGATTCATCATTGTTTGGGGGTGAGAAGAAATCGTGATAACACTTAATTAAACAATTTTGTTCGGGATTGGAGGTTACTTTCCAGGTCATTTTGCAGATCAGGCAAAGTAAAGGAAAATTTCAGGCCATTTTGCTGGAAAGTAAGAGGGATGAATCCGTCCCCTTACTGTAACAATATTCTCCGAAACAACAAACACCACCAATAACAAACAAATAGACATCATACCTCTATCGATCCTACCTTAACAATGATGGGCTTGCTCACTATTTCCTCCTTCAAGCTAGTGAAAGCTGGAAGCGAGTCCTAAAGTAAAAAGGTACAATGAAGTTTAGAATAACCAAGAAGCCGATAAAATGTAAAATACAGATGCAGCTTTGGCCACGGATGTCGTACAGTCGAGATCAGAGTAATTTTGGCCACTCAGATACAGACAGAGATATTACCCAATTATAGCACAGGAAAGTACTCGTAGGCGTGTAACTGCTAGTTTTGTCTACGTCCAATAGACCTCACtcacttgtacattttgttttcccaatgcAGATCTGTCCTCATGtgatcctttgttttgttcattaaaaagagtgcatacaagcatgaatatgtctacatgcactctttttaatgaacaaaacataGTAGCAGACCTCCTGAGTATCGTCATTTGATCTGaattgtgaaaacaaaatgtacaagcgaataaGGTCTATCAGTCCAGGGGAATGCGCTACGGTAAGGTGTGGGATTGCAGAAAATTAAGTCAGTTTTAAAGTGCcgctgtgaccaaaaaatcaattgtttttttttggatttcagaactatgttaactaaacactaagcgaccaaagttttaagccttgatttaaaaaagacacctgtttattttaagctggggcctgtttctcgaaagtcccgaaacttttccgGCCCTTTTCGGGTGTCATAATTCTCTATGTATCTTATGAACGGAGGGATCTTAAGACACcaaacttcacaatcattttggTTTTTGTGATTTTGAAAACATGGCAAAAGAACGGCTTCTCAAAACAAGCGAATGGCAGTTTTGTAAATCGCCTCTCGGGCCCAAAAAGTTTACGGTACATTGGAGAAACAGgtcccaggggcccgtttctcgaaagtcctgaaaacgtttcgggcccaaaaccatttgtgaaactgccaactgcttgttttggaaagccgatcttttaacatgttttcaagccaaCTAAGAGGAACATGTCTGTGaggtttgacgacttaaatcctctccgttgttgagatacaaagggaattgtgacacccgaaaatggccttaaagtttcgggactttagagaaacgggcccctggatcgaaaagaaaatgacgtcaaagactcactaggttaagaatgcaatgcatgtgtacacCGCAGAATTAATACGAACAGTCAGTCTcaaacgtgagtaatggcagaccgtgacATCCAAAACtaacactcaaagtaaacggcctttggataaaagtcaaagctcaaactttggccagtcaggtgttcagcaaacacactttcaaaatctgaagaaaaaaaggaagtgatttttttattacaGGGGCACTTTGAAGGAACGAGGCAATCCCGCACATTGGTGGGCGCTTAACTGCGCTGCAGACCGTTTTTAAGCTGCAAGACAGTAAGAGAAAACGCATCTGTAAGTTTGCGTTTTCGATAAAAAAGCCAATAAATATTAGACCGTCTTATTGTTCTTTTATCGCCTTTTGCAATCCGCAAAATCAGTTTGAGATAAATACAAAAAGGTGACGTAAGAATTCGGCGTTCTCAGGACGTATTATCAAGAGACAGAATCAAGTTATTCGATTTTTATAAATATACCCATTTGAAGTATCTAAATTAGCATAAGAAAAAAAGTCTCAAAAATCATTTATGATAAACCGTGGTAAAACTGGCACGTACCTCCAAATCCCAGCAAGTGTGCCACAAGCGTTCATTTAGCCAAGGAATATCAGGCTTAGGAGGGCGTTCCTAAAGAACAGGAAGGAGAATGTCATAAAATGATTGAGTAGCTCACATGTAACATCAAGCAACGGATACAAGTATCACTGTTACCCTACCCTAGCTGGTACAAAAGACTGAAGTGATGTCACCCTTCCCCCATCTGAATTACTCCTTTCTACCTTTCCCAGTTGGAGGAAGAAAAGCAACGGATCGTCTCTTATCTTAGGGTGGATCCCCGAGTTCAAATCCCGCTTTGAACAATGCTCTGAGTTGTCCAGAATTCGAATCCACTATGCTTTGCAAATGGCCAAATGGTTGCCCTTCATTCTCATTCTTTAAAAAGCTACTTTGAAAATATCCATGTAGAAAATGCTATACTCGAATGTAAAAATTGGGTGCATTGCTAGTTGGAACCAACATAAAATCAACATTGTGCCCTGAAAATCACCACACTACCATTGGGCAGACATTGTAGGAATAGATAATGATGACGCCGATACTGATGGTGATAATGACAATGAaggtgataatgatgatgacgacaatgatgttgatgacgatgattataatggtgatgatgacaatgatgagcAGGACCACGATGAagacgataatgatgacgatggaGACGATgattataatgatgatgacaatgacgatgattacgataatggtgatgatgacgacaacCACGCCCATGACGAAGACaaagatgataatgatgatgatgatgatgacgacggtGACGATGATTACGACAACCACGACCATAACGAAGAcgttgatgtttttttttgttatggaaacGCAGGGAAAATGAATGGCAAATTATGATTGTTCTCAAACACTGTCCTAGCTGCATTACAATAAACCAACTTGTAAATGATGTGACATTTGAATGTGATTCATTTTGTCTTCACTTATGAACTTGCTTACGGAACCGCAAAACAAAAAGGGTAAATGCTAGTTGTCCCATCAATATCATATTActtaatttccatttgaaattCTCCCTTTTGTTTGCATACCTTACTCGAGTTCTCAGCGTGTAATCTCTCGCATGATGTCCCTTAAATTCCTTTAGCCTTTCACCTTTCACCTAATCAAAGCTCCCAATTCTATTCCCCATCTGAGATATCTCCTCTCTGTCGCATTATCTCGCCACAAAGCATGAACATAAACACCAACTTGTCTTTCTCAAACAAGCCCCTGTAATGAAGAACAGTAATATCAAATCGAGGTCTCGTTGACATGTGATTAAAGatcttttttaaagaaacttctAAGTTCTATTTATGGTGCTCTTTTCCCAGTAATATTTAGGTGTGAAAAAAGGAATCAGTCATCCAAGAAATATCAACGTATTTATAAAATCACAGGCCCCAAGCTCAATCCAGCCTATTAAAAGACAAACCAAGTATGAACTCTTTGAGAATTAGTTTCATTTCCAAGAAGCTGGAGGAAATGGCCTTCTTGAAAAAGCCACATAAAAATTCacgaaagaaataaaaactttaaaagtgaaaacaaataGGCAGaatgtttcaagaatttttacGACCTTGAAAATAGTTACCAGGGTTTATGCTAGCCTATGTACATCCACCTCCTTCCCTGGTTTTTCCAGGGGAAGAGGTGGATGTATACAGGCAAGGTTACACAATCACGATCCACCTAGATATAAGCGACTAAACAACACTCAAACCGATTGAAACAAATGCAAAAACATCACAGGGGTGGGGGTAGCTCGAGACAAGCCAAGATACTCAAAATACCCCCTCCTCCCTTTATAGAGCTAAACTTACCGAGCCACGTTGGTGTACAACGAGTTGGTGCAATTCGTGAAAAGGATCTCAAGCTTTTTGTCCAGGCCATCTGTCTTCTCGCTGTTTTCGATGCACGAATTGTACAACTGCCAAAAACCAAGACACGTTTAAGTCAGAAAAAACAACGTTTCTAGTTTTAGCATGATACTCAGAAATGTGACCATTTGAATGACAGCTAATGACCAGCAATTCAGCGAATGCCAGGGACAAAGTCTGACCACGAAAACAGTAGTAGAACAATGCACAGAGTaataaataactaaaaagcCAAACAAAAAGCTCTTTCTTGATAAGGTGCTTGTCTTTCTATAACATAAAATATGCATGATTACAATAACACTCTGATAGGTAAAGAGATTGCTAAATGCTGTGTACTTTAGAGACGTTATTACTGattaagataaaagaagccaaaCGAATAAAGAAAGAAGGGAAGACGATGTCAAGATATAATTATTAGGAAAAAGTATTGTTAGTACTGATCCCTGAGAGAATACACATTTAATGTTTTGAAGCAGAGATTTCTAGTCGTCGATTTGGTGGCAGTAGATGAAATCCTAGTTTGAATATTCAAATGAAAGTAATAAAGCAGTACTTTGCTTTGGTGCTGTTTATTTTATAGTACAAGGTGGTTctaacttttgagtctgtgggtgaaatctgaaagtgtgaccattcaaatgaaagtttAACTGGAGAGTACATTCCTGTGTGGTGCTATTATATTACAAAGATATTGCCCATAGTTGTTAAATTACTTGTTACCTGTTTGAAGTACTTGAGCGAGTACTGATAGCTAGAGTCGACTTCAGCCATGCTCGCTACTACAAAGTACAATGTACATGGAAGATCCTTAAGTGGCAACAGGACGGCACTTTTCACACACGATTGTGATCTTCTTCTCAGTCATCTCTGCCTGTATTAACCAGGTACTGATTACTTCTGAAGTgacctggggcctgtttctcgaaagtcccgaaactttacgggccattttcaggtgtcacaatcccctttgtatctcaagaacggagaggatttaattcgtcaaacttcacagtcatttttttctctttgtttcctTGAAGTCACATCTTGAGCTTTTCTTAATTAAAGATGGGGGAAGCCTTGCTACTTTTAATTTAGCACTTGTAACACAATCATTAACTAGAAATGCAAAAGGTTCCAATTTATAATCCCTAATAGCTTTTAGAATATTGACAAGTTCGCCATAAGGGCCAGGTAATTTTTTATTGGCAAGTCATTGTATgtataaatagaggatattgcATGGCTATCTCTctaattctcccaactccccctcgtgtttagatgaggctatgtaaacacagaaaaagtccTATATTGCTTAAATCTTCACAATTGAACTGAGATCAATGTCGCTATGGTTACATGATAAATCGCACAATTGTTCTTCCTTAGAACTacaaaaaagaaacttgaaatGGTTTactatttcattggtgtttatatattTCTCTTCtcatgttgaaaaatatttaacgATTGAACTGTGCTCACTCGTAaaatacttttttaaaagacagaACATGATTCTTTCTTGTTCCTAAACTTCCTATACATAGTAACGTACGCATAAGCATAAAACTTGTATAACCCTGTTCAAACTTGTTTCATAAGTATAGCAGAGTATATATAGTTGGACCCTTGAATTTCAGCTCAGTTGTAACAAACAGCTCATCCCATGAGCTCATGCTTATTTTAGTTTGAAATAAGACAGTGACGTCTTGTTTTCCGTTGTCGCTTTGCAGAGCATCAAAGGAAGAGTACTATTGCGCATGCCGCACGATGTCATAAATAATGATATTAAGTATCTATTGCGAGCCTAGAGGGGTCcatcaggctggcgcttatctccggtttctgtagcatgaagcgaccaggagtatttctactcccctatggatgggatgctagtctatcgcagggttacctcagcatttcgctggtacccatttatacacctgggtggagagaggcaccatgaaagtaaagtgtcttggccaaaaacacaacacaatgtccctggccaggacccgaaaccggaccactcgatccagagtcgagcgcactaaccatgaggccactgcgcctcccaCTTGCACAATGTCATGCAGCATGACAATTTTGTGGCATTGCAGTCGTTGCTTAAACTACCTAAACAGAATTCCCTCTGCTTCTGGCACGAAGAATTGGCAGTCCATGCGTGTCTGTCCATACAGACAAGTTCCCACTTCATGTGATAAGCAtgaccaaaagaaacaaatacatATGCATTTAAGTGCTAACAACAAAGGGCTCCACAAACTCCATGGCTAAAGTTGTGGACAACATTTTGCATCACTGTCAAAAAATCCATAAGGGAGATCTTCCTACATAAAGTATTTCAAGCCTAACATTAATGAACGACTTAACGACTCTAGAGAATAAggcatagaggatattacatggccacgtggagatatgaaatttctcttcgagtaaGAGCAGCgaacaagtgaaatatttttcaacacaagaagtgaaatttcatatctccaagcggccatgtaaattctatttattatataaacaccagtgAAAGACTagatcatttcacgaaaggcatcgaaaggtgcgattttcatatgtaactaTAGCAACAGCGatattttcacgtgtgaaaataacatgctTTCAATATCATGTTCTCGTACGAAAGCTCACTTCGTATTGCATTGGTGTTTATATCATAAATAATGTTAATACACCTACAATATTGAAGTTGCTTTCCTGTAAAATTCACAGCATGACTATGATTCtaataaagccaaaatatatCAAGTTTAAACTTGTATCTTTCTAAAATaatatcaataaaataattattccattaAATGAATGTATTTAAgtgtgggttatagacgaaatagGGAAGTGATCCTCGCTCAACTGTCTGGCTACATAGCACAGTTGGCATCTGGAGCAATGCACCggcatgggttcaaatcccattggcaccacctgaatttttcagctgtCTATGAGAGACAATTAAATTGTCTACGTAAtagcgaggatcacttctctattACTTTTTTCAATGATATCAGTTTGAGGCCTTGCTTTCTTCATTTGTACATTTGGTTGTCAGAGCCGTGAGAAAAAGGCAACTAACAAAGTTTTGTCTTTAAAGTGTTTGCTGTCTTTCTCTTTGCAGAGTTGCAACTTAAAACTTAAATTGCCCTTTACAATTGAGGCATCAGAGTCTGGCTTGGGCGGGTGCTGGATCTTGCCTTTGAAGCTATATTTGTAGTACTACAATGACCCTCTTTTCGTGCTGGTCCAACCACAAATTCCAGGACTGCATGGGATTTCTGCAAAAAGACACTAATCACTACACTATGATCATGAACAATTCATGGGTGCAAGTAAGCAGGGTTGCATGAAAATCCATTAATgcgagaaaacgaaaacagtGTTTGGGGGCTACAGATAATAGAAATCCCGGCCAAGCAAACACAAGTAGG is a window of Montipora capricornis isolate CH-2021 chromosome 13, ASM3666992v2, whole genome shotgun sequence DNA encoding:
- the LOC138030828 gene encoding dynein axonemal heavy chain 6-like, with protein sequence MAEVDSSYQYSLKYFKQLYNSCIENSEKTDGLDKKLEILFTNCTNSLYTNVARFYFFREFLCGFFKKAISSSFLEMKLILKEFILGTSCERLHAENSSKERPPKPDIPWLNERLWHTCWDLEDSLPAFTSLKEEIVSKPIIVKYEFNDSDRESPLNNLSMFLAEEQILWDARTFITGQIPYGGRDVLRHNYSRYQDPYKKH